The genomic window TCCATCCCCGCGCGGGAGCCGCAGACCGGGCAGTACCCTTCCTTCCACCCCTCGAGACGGGCCGGGTCGACCGTTCCCGCCACGCGCTCCAGCGCGGTCTTGAAAGGGATCTCGAGGACGAACGCGAGGAGCGGCGGCTGGACGGAGACGGCCTTCGCCGCATCCTCGACCGCCCGCCGCTCCCGGGTCAGGAACGACGCGAACAGGGCGGGGAGGTCGAGATCGCCCTCCTCCACCCCGCGTTCGATCCGGTCGAGCTCCTCGAGCCCTTCCCGGCCGACCTCCTTCAGCACGCGGATCACCCCCGCGAGAAACGGCGCGGCGGCGACCCGGTCGACGGAGAGCGACTCCGGGGAGAGCGCGGGAAGGCCGCCGGCCACCCGCTCCGCCCAGTTCCCCTCCGGGAGGGCGAACCGGATCCCCGTGTCCCCCTCCTTCCCCTCCACGTAGGAGAAGATCCGCTCGAACGGGAGAAGCACCTCGCGGTAGGCGGGGTGCTCCGACGCGGTCTTCCGCAGGTGCTCGATCTTCTCCGCTGTGCGACCCATCCCGTCGGCGAACCTCTCCCCGCGCCTGTTTACTCCCCGGCGATCTCCTTGTACCACTTCGGGTGGTGCCGTTTCGCCCAGATCCGGCGGACGTTCCCGTACAGCATCCCGTCGAGCGTCCCCGGGTTCCCGATCGTGGTGAGGTACACGTGCACCACCATCAGCATCACGAACGCGATGAACAGGAGGCCGTGGACCAGCAGCGAAAGCTGGACGAGCCCGCGCGGGAACGACAGGGGAATCCAGTTGATGACGCCGGTGATCCCGAGGAGCAGCGTCGCGATCCCCATGAAGATGCCGAACAGCTTCTGGCCGGCGTTGAACTTCCCGCTGTTGACGTGCTCCGGGTCCCTCGACAGGTACCCGCCCAGTCCGCGCATCCACTTCCGGTCGTCGTCGTCGAAGGAGCACACCTCCTTCGCGTGGTTGAAGAACAGGAACAGGGACGACAGGAAGAAGACCACCCCGGCGTACTTGTGGACCAGGATCGCACCCTCCCCGCCGCCGAAGAGGTCGAAGTAGTTGTGGAAGAGCCGGGAGTAGAGCCCCAGCCCGGACAGGAGCAGGGTGAAGAACGACGCGGCGACGAACCAGTGCAGCACCCGCTCGGCCGTGTTGAACCGCTCGACGAATTTACCCATGCGCGTCCCCTCCCTTCCCTTTCCCGTCCTCCTCGAGCGTCCGGCTCCCGAAGGTCACGTAGTGGAGCACGACCGCGGCCACGCTCCCCCAGAACCCCAGGATCCCGAGCGGCTTCAATACGTCCTTCCACAGGAAGATCGCCGTCGGGATCGTGGGGTCCGAAGGGAGCCCGTACGCCTCCGGCTTGTCGTCGAGGGCGTACAGCACCCCCAGCCCCTCGAGGTCCTTCTCCCCGTACAGCTTCTTCCCCGACGCCTTCGCCTTCGCGATCAGCGCGTCGCGGCCGCCGTACTGCAGCGTCTGCGTGGGGCACGCCTTCGCGCACGCCGGGACCATCCCGGCGCCGACCCGGTCCAGGCACAGGTTGCACTTGGACACCTTCTCGTCCGCCCCGTACCGGGGGATGTTGAACGGGCACGCGGATACGCAATATTTGCAGGAGATGCACTTCTCCTTGTCGTACCCGATCAACCCTTCCTTCGTCCGGAAGAGCGCCCCGGGCGCCGGGCAGACCTTCATGCACCCGGCGTCCCCGCAATGGAGGCACCGCTCGTTGACGAACTTCCAGGAGACGGCCCCCTTGTCGTCGGCCTTCTCGATGAAACGGATCCGGTTGTACAGGTTCGGGGTCAGGTCCCGGGGGTTCTCGTACGCCCCCTGCTGCGTCGTCTGGTCCGGCTCCAGGCGGTTCCACTCCTTGCACGCCACCTGGCAGGAGCGGCAGCCGATGCACCGCGACGTGTCGATCAGGAATCCGGTTCGCGCGTATGCCATGGCCGTCACCCCCTCGCCTTCACGTTGACCATGAACGCCTTGGTTTCCGGGATCATGGTGTTGGCGTCGCCCACGGTCGGAGTCAGCAGGTTGGCGGAATCGCCCGTCCCCGGCGTCATCCAGCCGAAGCACCAGGGGAGCCCCACCATGTGGACCGTGCTGCCGGCCACCTTGAAGGGGCGGATGCGGGGCGTGACCACCGCGACCGCCTCGACCTTCCCCCGCGCCGAGGAGATCTCCAGCGTGTCCCCGTTCTTCACGTTCTTCTCCCTGGCGAGCTCGACGCTCATCTCGACGAACTGCCGCGGGGAGAGTTCGAGCAGCCACGGCATGTTCCGGGAGAGGACCCCGGTCTGCCAGTGCTCGGTGACCCGGTACGTGGTCGCCACGTACGGGAACCGCGTGTCGCACGACGCGAAGACGTCCTCGGGCAGGCCCCCCTCCGAGAACATCTTCGACGCCGGGTTGATCCGCTGCTTCGACAGGGGATTTTCCTGCACCGGG from Deltaproteobacteria bacterium includes these protein-coding regions:
- a CDS encoding formate dehydrogenase accessory protein FdhE, whose protein sequence is MGRTAEKIEHLRKTASEHPAYREVLLPFERIFSYVEGKEGDTGIRFALPEGNWAERVAGGLPALSPESLSVDRVAAAPFLAGVIRVLKEVGREGLEELDRIERGVEEGDLDLPALFASFLTRERRAVEDAAKAVSVQPPLLAFVLEIPFKTALERVAGTVDPARLEGWKEGYCPVCGSRAGMDELAGEEGKRYLSCSACYFRWPWPRVKCPFCGNDDPDTVSYFTAGEGPVRVGVCRKCSRYIKTRDSRRGNASVPLEAEDLATLHLDLLAGKEGFERGK
- a CDS encoding formate dehydrogenase subunit gamma, which codes for MGKFVERFNTAERVLHWFVAASFFTLLLSGLGLYSRLFHNYFDLFGGGEGAILVHKYAGVVFFLSSLFLFFNHAKEVCSFDDDDRKWMRGLGGYLSRDPEHVNSGKFNAGQKLFGIFMGIATLLLGITGVINWIPLSFPRGLVQLSLLVHGLLFIAFVMLMVVHVYLTTIGNPGTLDGMLYGNVRRIWAKRHHPKWYKEIAGE
- a CDS encoding 4Fe-4S dicluster domain-containing protein, coding for MAYARTGFLIDTSRCIGCRSCQVACKEWNRLEPDQTTQQGAYENPRDLTPNLYNRIRFIEKADDKGAVSWKFVNERCLHCGDAGCMKVCPAPGALFRTKEGLIGYDKEKCISCKYCVSACPFNIPRYGADEKVSKCNLCLDRVGAGMVPACAKACPTQTLQYGGRDALIAKAKASGKKLYGEKDLEGLGVLYALDDKPEAYGLPSDPTIPTAIFLWKDVLKPLGILGFWGSVAAVVLHYVTFGSRTLEEDGKGKGGDAHG